From the Ruania alkalisoli genome, one window contains:
- the rplI gene encoding 50S ribosomal protein L9 — translation MAKLILTHEVTGLGTAGDVVDVKDGYARNYLLPRNLATPWTKGGQKQIDQITAARRKRAIESIEDARAVRDSLQAKSFAVKVNAGPSGRLFGAVTTTDIAEAIHAAGGQQVDRRKIEIGQPIKSLGSYQVQVRLHADVSATVDLNVVPGA, via the coding sequence ATGGCAAAGCTCATTCTCACCCACGAGGTCACCGGCCTCGGCACCGCAGGTGACGTGGTCGACGTCAAGGACGGCTACGCCCGCAACTACCTGCTTCCGCGCAACCTGGCCACCCCGTGGACCAAGGGCGGGCAGAAGCAGATCGACCAGATCACCGCAGCTCGCCGCAAGCGCGCTATCGAGTCCATCGAAGACGCTCGCGCCGTGCGCGACTCGCTGCAGGCCAAGTCGTTCGCGGTGAAGGTCAACGCCGGTCCGAGCGGCCGTCTGTTCGGTGCCGTCACCACGACGGACATCGCCGAGGCCATCCACGCTGCCGGTGGGCAGCAGGTGGACCGCCGCAAGATCGAGATCGGCCAGCCGATCAAGAGCCTCGGTAGCTACCAGGTGCAGGTTCGCCTGCACGCCGACGTCTCGGCGACCGTGGACCTGAACGTGGTCCCAGGAGCCTGA
- the rpsR gene encoding 30S ribosomal protein S18, producing the protein MAKRDTRKPVIKKKANPLKTTKVEGPIDYKDTALLRKFISDRGKIRARRVTGVSVQEQRQIARAVKNAREMALLPYSSSAR; encoded by the coding sequence ATGGCGAAGCGTGATACCCGCAAGCCTGTGATCAAGAAGAAGGCAAACCCCCTCAAGACCACCAAGGTCGAGGGGCCGATCGACTACAAGGACACCGCACTGCTGCGGAAGTTCATCTCGGACCGCGGCAAGATCCGCGCGCGCCGCGTGACCGGTGTCTCCGTCCAGGAACAGCGCCAGATCGCCCGGGCCGTGAAGAACGCCCGTGAGATGGCCCTGCTTCCCTACTCGAGCTCTGCTCGCTGA
- a CDS encoding single-stranded DNA-binding protein: protein MAGETVITVIGNLTADPELRFTPSGAAVANFTIASTPRQFDRQSNEWKDGETLFMRCSIWREAAENVAESLTKGMRVVAQGRLVQRSFETREGEKRTVVEMQVDEVGPSLRYATAKVTRAQRGGGGGFGGGNAGGGYSGGNQGGQAGYGGGQSSGGPADDPWATGGSSFGDEPPF, encoded by the coding sequence ATGGCAGGCGAGACCGTCATCACCGTGATCGGCAACCTCACGGCGGACCCGGAACTCCGGTTCACCCCGTCGGGGGCGGCCGTGGCCAACTTCACGATCGCGTCCACCCCGCGCCAGTTCGACCGGCAGTCGAACGAGTGGAAGGACGGCGAGACGCTGTTCATGCGGTGCTCGATCTGGCGTGAAGCGGCCGAGAATGTCGCCGAGTCCCTCACCAAGGGCATGCGCGTGGTCGCTCAGGGCCGTCTGGTCCAGCGCTCCTTCGAAACCCGGGAGGGCGAGAAGCGCACCGTTGTCGAGATGCAGGTCGACGAGGTGGGCCCATCGCTGCGGTACGCCACGGCCAAGGTCACCCGCGCCCAGCGCGGTGGCGGCGGCGGCTTCGGCGGAGGCAATGCCGGCGGAGGCTACAGCGGAGGCAACCAGGGCGGTCAAGCCGGCTACGGCGGAGGCCAGTCCTCCGGTGGTCCGGCTGACGACCCGTGGGCCACGGGCGGCTCGAGTTTCGGCGACGAGCCTCCCTTCTAA
- the rpsF gene encoding 30S ribosomal protein S6, whose product MRHYELMVILDPSIDERTVPASLEKFLGVITSGGGTVDNVDIWGKRRLAFEIAKNSEGIYAVVDMHATPELAQELDRQLGLSESILRTKLIRPDAR is encoded by the coding sequence ATGCGTCACTATGAACTGATGGTGATCCTCGACCCGTCGATCGACGAGCGCACCGTTCCCGCGTCGCTCGAGAAGTTCCTCGGCGTCATCACCAGTGGTGGTGGGACCGTCGACAACGTCGACATCTGGGGCAAGCGCCGCCTGGCGTTCGAGATCGCGAAGAACTCCGAGGGCATCTACGCCGTCGTGGACATGCACGCCACGCCGGAGCTCGCCCAGGAGCTCGACCGCCAGCTCGGCCTCAGCGAGTCCATCCTCCGCACGAAGCTCATCCGACCCGACGCGCGCTGA
- a CDS encoding transglycosylase domain-containing protein, with protein MARGRRTPGSGSSDTPRRRTPGSGEGTGKPGNTGTGGGSPQRRSVRDSGLRTSAQEAGRTSRTTAAGGRNGAGRPTPSWKSTASASSGAKRRTRRGAIRGKKRFWNYPRRGKGPVMRWLPGWRFLLGAAGTVLVIGAVLFGIAYAMVEVPEPDDFALAEGSTITYADGESTMGSFAEVDREIIDPTELPEYVGAAIVASEDRRFYSNVGVDPVAILRALWSNLRGNDTQGGSTLTMQYVERYYTGQTSGYVDKFREAILALKIDQQQSKDEILGAYMNTIYFGRGAYGIERAAQEYFGHPASELTVSESALLAGIIPSPGNWDPAVAPDQAQARWERTLAFMVESGDITQAEADSLEFPEVAEPVRTDTYGGPNGYLLTMIRDELIAAGFTEDEIDGGGLTITSTIDADLQADAVAAAESLPEDTPDGVRVALTSIDNSTGGILALYGGPDFLERQRNAATQDVAQGGSTFKAFALIAALENGATLEDRYTSYSPMDIDGHEVNNFDRINRGNIDLATATQHSVNTSYVQLNREYGPENLVDVAHRLGLPEDTSGLEGNLVNVLGTASPHPVDMAEAYSTIASGGVHHDRFIVASVSNRDGDVVYTGGAEGEREFDPQVIADATYAMQQVVDGGTGATASEIGRPAAGKTGSSNDYRSAWFVGFVPQITTSVAMYQIGEDGEEVSMWDGWGGVAPISGGSYPTDIWTRYMSAAVADLPVEEFPERSEPERVYVPPAEPTQEETTEEPSEEPSEEPSEEPTEEPTEEPTDDPTEEPTGDPTETPTDDPSEEPTEDPSEDADGGLLDGLPNGTGDSSGGGGGGNGGSNGSGGP; from the coding sequence GTGGCACGAGGACGCCGAACCCCCGGCAGCGGATCATCCGACACCCCGCGACGGCGCACGCCCGGATCCGGCGAGGGCACCGGCAAGCCTGGCAACACCGGCACCGGGGGAGGAAGCCCTCAGCGCCGTAGCGTGCGTGACTCGGGGCTACGAACCTCCGCACAGGAGGCCGGTCGCACCTCCCGGACCACAGCGGCCGGTGGGCGGAACGGCGCAGGCCGACCTACGCCGTCGTGGAAGAGCACGGCCTCCGCCTCCTCGGGCGCCAAACGGCGCACGCGGCGAGGCGCGATCCGCGGCAAGAAGCGGTTCTGGAACTACCCCCGGCGGGGCAAGGGGCCCGTGATGCGCTGGCTGCCCGGGTGGCGATTCCTCCTGGGTGCGGCAGGAACGGTACTCGTGATCGGGGCCGTGCTGTTCGGGATCGCCTACGCGATGGTGGAGGTACCCGAGCCCGACGACTTCGCCCTGGCCGAGGGATCGACCATCACCTACGCCGACGGCGAGTCCACGATGGGTTCGTTCGCCGAGGTCGACCGGGAGATCATCGACCCCACTGAGCTTCCAGAGTATGTGGGGGCCGCCATCGTGGCCTCGGAGGACCGGCGGTTCTACTCCAACGTCGGTGTCGATCCGGTCGCCATCCTGCGGGCGCTGTGGAGCAACCTGCGCGGCAACGACACCCAGGGCGGGTCGACGCTCACGATGCAGTACGTCGAGCGGTACTACACCGGCCAGACGTCCGGATACGTCGACAAGTTCCGCGAGGCGATCCTGGCGCTGAAGATCGACCAGCAACAGAGCAAGGACGAGATCCTCGGCGCCTACATGAACACGATCTACTTCGGTCGCGGCGCCTACGGGATCGAACGTGCCGCGCAGGAGTACTTCGGGCACCCGGCCTCGGAACTGACGGTCTCGGAGTCGGCGCTGCTGGCCGGAATCATCCCCTCCCCGGGCAATTGGGACCCGGCCGTCGCACCCGATCAGGCGCAGGCGCGCTGGGAGCGAACACTCGCGTTCATGGTTGAAAGTGGGGACATCACTCAGGCCGAGGCAGACTCCCTGGAGTTCCCCGAGGTCGCCGAGCCGGTGCGCACGGACACCTACGGCGGACCGAACGGGTACCTGCTCACGATGATCCGCGACGAGCTCATCGCTGCCGGCTTCACCGAGGACGAGATCGACGGCGGTGGCCTGACGATCACCTCGACGATCGACGCCGACCTGCAGGCCGATGCTGTGGCCGCCGCTGAGAGCCTGCCCGAGGACACCCCTGACGGCGTCCGGGTGGCGCTGACCTCCATCGACAACTCCACCGGCGGCATCCTCGCGCTCTACGGCGGGCCGGACTTCCTGGAGCGGCAGCGCAACGCCGCCACTCAGGACGTGGCGCAGGGCGGATCGACCTTCAAGGCGTTCGCCCTAATCGCCGCGCTCGAGAACGGGGCCACGCTCGAGGACAGATACACCAGCTACTCGCCGATGGACATCGACGGGCACGAGGTCAACAATTTCGACCGCATCAACCGCGGCAACATCGATCTTGCGACCGCGACGCAGCACTCGGTGAACACGTCCTATGTGCAACTCAACCGCGAGTATGGCCCGGAGAACCTGGTCGATGTGGCCCACCGCCTCGGACTGCCGGAGGACACGTCCGGGTTGGAGGGGAACCTGGTCAACGTGCTCGGCACCGCCTCCCCGCACCCGGTCGACATGGCCGAGGCCTACTCGACGATCGCCTCCGGCGGAGTGCACCACGACCGCTTCATCGTCGCCTCGGTGAGCAACCGGGATGGAGACGTCGTCTACACCGGCGGGGCCGAGGGTGAGCGGGAGTTCGATCCCCAGGTGATCGCCGACGCGACCTATGCGATGCAGCAGGTGGTCGATGGCGGGACTGGTGCGACGGCGTCGGAGATCGGCCGGCCCGCCGCGGGCAAGACCGGCAGCTCCAACGACTACCGGTCGGCGTGGTTCGTCGGGTTCGTCCCGCAGATCACCACCTCGGTGGCGATGTACCAGATCGGCGAGGACGGCGAAGAGGTCTCGATGTGGGACGGATGGGGCGGTGTCGCGCCGATCTCGGGTGGTAGCTACCCCACCGACATCTGGACGCGCTACATGAGTGCCGCCGTCGCCGATCTCCCGGTCGAAGAGTTCCCCGAACGGTCCGAGCCGGAGCGGGTGTACGTCCCCCCGGCCGAGCCGACGCAGGAGGAGACCACCGAGGAGCCGAGCGAGGAGCCCAGTGAAGAGCCCTCGGAGGAACCGACGGAGGAACCGACTGAGGAGCCGACCGACGATCCGACTGAAGAGCCCACAGGTGACCCGACGGAAACTCCGACGGATGACCCGAGCGAGGAACCCACGGAGGATCCGAGCGAGGACGCTGACGGTGGCCTCCTGGACGGGCTTCCAAACGGTACCGGTGACTCCAGCGGTGGCGGCGGCGGTGGCAACGGGGGCAGTAACGGGAGTGGCGGCCCCTGA